Proteins encoded together in one Prunus dulcis chromosome 3, ALMONDv2, whole genome shotgun sequence window:
- the LOC117620846 gene encoding disease resistance protein At4g27190-like, which produces MEILSGIISKVIEYTVEPVGRQVGYLINYKSNLESVRSQLKNLNAAKDRMKHRVDEVERNGKGVETDVQNWRTEADGITQEAEKILGIEGQAKTKCFHGVCPNLVKYHQFSRKSAKLANKIELHAQIDFPSVSYEAPVEDICAIPSQEYMAFQSRAPMLKEIMEELKNPDTNKIGVYGLGGVGKTTLAKEVFRQANKEKLFDEVVIILNVKEKMDMDIQKEIAEKLGMEVKEPQSMAVRANCLWGRIKDKKTLVILDDVLGRIDLEAVGLVPVRTCNLLLTSRDKEVLFSEMGTQKNFQLDLLCEPESLSLFEKRAGTVIKDDRIEGVANELAKKCGGLPILVVAVASGLRESSLEEWKDTLRRFKNFEKKGLAEIAFLIIEWSYNQLDSEELKRLFLLCAIMAEGTYAFSLSDLLKYTIGLGLFKNVRTVEEARNALHSLVKKLKDSCLLLDGYDDGNVRMHDVVRDVAVRIASRDQHVLSRAYTELDESPSKDCSLISLQRCTIPKLPDVPWECPELNLFYLGSSDNSLEIPWNFFEEMKELKVLDLTGLHFPSLPPSLQSLTNLQTLCLDNCMLGDIALVGQLTNLKILSLLQSQVKELPKEIGQLTRLQLLDLSDCSELVLISPGVISSLTSLGDLRMGSFKKWEGGLNDGRSNASVSELKQLRQLTALDIHIPDAKLLPANMFSDTRLERYTILIGDCWQHPDNYETSSNMLKLKLTTNNQFDQGIQLLIKRCEHLDLDGMEAANIISYLLASDSGKQLKNLLVQNNDEVTAVIDNLVNLETVCCGQLIAQPFQKLRSLTLRNLPKLIGFSSKGSRSVVSREAEEIILENEIGGPTKLFMNGEVMMPNLTSLIVHGCSGLRFLFSFSMARSLVQLTHLEIASCEIMEEIVTKTSSSEENTDDIFRKLKHLQLQHLPSLTRFCSGSYVEFPSLELLHLEDCSELGVFIFHSKSENVTVDKQTEETDVQYFLLAAKVGFPSLESLIICDLPKLRTIWHRQLAPDSFRKLETVTVLRCQGLINIFTPSMMGRLNALDTLNIEQCKSLQVVFEQTYDTSTTELKTFECPNLYYIEINSCESLKNIFPASVAKGLQQLRELNVRDCGILEEIVAKEGVETTPIEEFVFPKVTLMKFVNLPQLRSFYPRLHVSKWPLLKYMEFFECGKVEIFASEYSRFQERLDSDTPIKQPLLLVDKGNPFPNLETLELDKNIEIWYEAYGPLLAKLFRNLKYIRFSCAHPQSFHFLENLHNLEELVVYNGPWKEIFVYEGTSSGEIDVIGRTLPHVKNLYLNTLEELMHLGIGNDNSESVFPNLEILKLYHCGRLKNLTSSAISFHNLTTLQVEDCMGLKYLVTYSVAKCLHQLKSLEVEECESMIEIVASNEDEEDSGNYYEIAFSSLQHLELSNLPSLQGFCSSGNCTISVPSLNSLIVEKCLIELKISLDGSLIQSSLRPERLQITEEVEEAKEKEED; this is translated from the exons atggaGATCCTCAGCGGAATTATTTCTAAAGTAATCGAGTACACAGTTGAACCAGTTGGGCGACAAGTGGGTTATCTAATTAACTACAAAAGCAACCTTGAAAGTGTGAGGAGTCAATTGAAGAACTTGAATGCTGCCAAAGACCGGATGAAGCATAGGGTTGATGAAGTTGAAAGAAATGGTAAAGGAGTAGAAACTGATGTCCAGAACTGGAGAACAGAAGCAGATGGGATCACTCAAGAGGCAGAAAAGATTTTGGGAATTGAAGGCCAAGCAAAGACAAAGTGTTTCCATGGAGTATGTCCTAATCTAGTGAAGTATCATCAGTTTAGCAGGAAATCAGCAAAATTGGCAAACAAGATTGAACTACATGCACAAATAGATTTTCCCAGTGTTTCTTACGAAGCTCCAGTAGAAGATATATGTGCTATACCCTCTCAAGAATACATGGCCTTTCAATCAAGGGCTCCAATGCTGAAGGAAATCATGGAGGAACTGAAAAATCCTGATACCAACAAGATTGGGGTGTACGGATTGGGGGGTGTTGGAAAGACAACCCTCGCCAAAGAAGTTTTCAGACAAGCTAATAAAGAAAAGTTATTTGATGAAGTGGTTATAATACTtaatgtaaaagaaaaaatggacatggacattcaaaaagaaattgcTGAAAAGTTAGGTATGGAAGTGAAGGAACCTCAAAGTATGGCAGTAAGGGCAAATTGTTTATGGGGCAGAATAAAAGACAAGAAGACTCTTGTAATTTTAGATGATGTTTTGGGAAGAATTGATTTGGAGGCTGTGGGACTTGTCCCTGTCCGGACTTGTAATTTATTGTTGACATCTAGAGATAAGgaagttttattttctgagATGGGTACGCAAAAGAATTTTCAGCTTGACCTTTTATGTGAACCAGAAAGTTTAAGTTTGTTTGAGAAGAGGGCAGGTACTGTTATTAAAGATGACCGTATAGAGGGAGTAGCAAACGAATTGGCCAAAAAATGCGGAGGTTTGCCTATTTTAGTTGTTGCAGTTGCAAGCGGTTTAAGAGAGAGTTCTTTAGAGGAATGGAAAGATACCTTGAGGCGCttcaaaaattttgagaaaaaaggATTGGCAGAAATAGCATTCTTGATAATAGAGTGGAGTTACAATCAATTGGATAGCGAGGAGCTTAAACGGTTGTTCTTGCTCTGTGCAATAATGGCAGAAGGTACCTAtgctttttctctctctgactTGTTGAAATATACTATAggtttgggtttgtttaaAAATGTTCGCACAGTGGAAGAGGCACGGAATGCATTGCATTCATTGGTTAAAAAACTTAAAGATTCTTGTTTGTTGCTTGACGGTTATGACGATGGAAATGTTAGAATGCATGATGTTGTACGAGATGTTGCTGTCCGAATTGCATCTAGAGATCAACATGTCTTATCAAGAGCTTATACAGAGTTGGATGAAAGTCCAAGTAAAGACTGCTCTCTAATCTCTCTCCAAAGATGTACTATCCCCAAGCTTCCTGATGTACCTTGGGAGTGCCCAGAACtgaatcttttttatttggggAGTAGTGACAACTCGCTTGAAATCCCTTGGAACTTTTTTGAAGAGATGAAGGAACTCAAAGTGTTAGATTTAACAGGACTTCATTTCCCATCACTGCCTCCATCTCTTCAATCCCTAACAAATCTTCAGACTTTGTGTTTAGATAATTGCATGTTGGGGGACATAGCTCTAGTTGGACAGctaacaaatttgaaaattcttAGCCTTCTACAATCCCAGGTTAAAGAGTTGCCTAAAGAAATAGGGCAATTGACTCGTCTACAATTGTTGGATTTGTCGGATTGCTCTGAACTTGTACTGATCTCACCTGGCGTTATATCAAGCTTGACAAGTTTAGGAGACTTGAGAATGGGAAGCTTTAAGAAATGGGAAGGAGGTTTAAATGATGGAAGAAGTAATGCGAGCGTGTCAGAGCTGAAACAATTGCGTCAACTAACAGCATTGGACATACATATTCCAGATGCTAAGCTTCTTCCAGCAAACATGTTCTCGGATACAAGATTAGAAAGATACACCATACTTATTGGTGATTGTTGGCAACATCCTGATAATTACGAAACCTCCTCTAACATGTTGAAACTCAAGCTCACCACGAACAATCAATTCGACCAAGGTATACAATTGCTGATAAAGAGATGTGAACATCTGGACTTGGATGGGATGGAGGCGGCAAATATTATTTCCTATTTATTAGCAAGTGACAGTGGTAAACAACTGAAGAATCTCCTTGTCCAAAACAATGATGAAGTTACAGCTGTCATTGACAACCTTGTTAATTTGGAAACTGTATGTTGCGGCCAACTCATAGCTCAGCCTTTTCAAAAGTTACGATCTTTGACTTTGCGGAATCTGCCAAAGCTTATTGGTTTCTCCTCCAAAGGCAGCAGGTCAGTTGTAAGTAGAGAGGCCGAAGAAAtcattttggagaatgaaattgGTGGACCCACGAAACTTTTCATGAATGGGGAG GTTATGATGCCCAATTTAACAAGCTTGATCGTGCATGGATGTAGTGGTTTGAgattcttgttttcattttccatgGCTAGAAGTCTTGTCCAACTCACACATCTTGAGATAGCTAGCTGCGAAATCATGGAAGAGATAGTAACAAAAACTAGCAGCAGTGAGGAAAATACAGATGACATATTTCGCAAGCTAAAACATCTACAGCTGCAACATCTTCCAAGCCTCACCAGATTCTGCTCAGGAAGTTATGTGGAATTTCCATCCTTAGAGCTGTTGCATCTAGAAGATTGTAGTGAACTGGGGGTATTCATCTTTCATTCGAAGAGTGAAAACGTTACAGTGGATAAACAAACTGAAGAGACTGATGTACAATACTTTCTTTTGGCTGCAAAG GTAGGATTTCCTAGCTTGGAGAGCTTGATCATCTGTGACTTACCTAAGTTGAGAACTATATGGCACCGCCAACTTGCCCCAGACTCTTTTCGAAAGCTCGAAACAGTTACAGTTTTGAGATGCCAGGGTCTAATAAATATCTTTACGCCAAGTATGATGGGAAGATTGAATGCTTTAGACACCTTAAACATAGAACAATGCAAGTCACTACAAGTGGTATTTGAACAAACATATGACACATCAACCACTGAGTTGAAAACTTTTGAGTGCCCAAATCTTTATTATATAGAAATAAATTCGTGTGAGAGTTTGAAAAATATCTTTCCAGCCTCAGTGGCCAAAGGTCTTCAGCAGTTAAGGGAGTTGAATGTGCGGGATTGTGGAATATTGGAGGAAATTGTTGCCAAGGAAGGAGTAGAAACGACACCAATTGAGGAGTTTGTGTTTCCTAAAGTAACACTTATGAAATTTGTTAATCTGCCCCAACTGAGGAGTTTCTATCCGAGGCTGCATGTTTCCAAGTGGCCATTACTCAAATATATGGAATTCTTTGAATGTGGTAAAGTGGAGATTTTTGCTTCCGAATATTCAAGATTCCAAGAAAGACTTGATTCGGATACACCAATCAAACAACCTTTGTTGTTAGTTGACAAG GGTAATCCATTCCCCAACTTGGAAACATTGGAATTGGACAAGAACATAGAGATTTGGTACGAAGCTTATGGTCCACTCCTAGCAAAGTTGTTTCGCAACCTAAAATACATTCGCTTTTCTTGTGCACACCCACAGTCATTTCATTTCCTTGAGAACTTACATAATCTTGAAGAGCTCGTTGTTTATAATGGTCCTTGGAAAGAAATATTTGTGTATGAAGGGACTAGTAGCGGGGAAATAGATGTAATTGGGAGGACCCTGCCACATGTAAAGAATTTGTATCTCAACACATTGGAGGAGCTGATGCATCTAGGGATAGGGAATGACAACTCTGAATCAGTTTTTCCAAACTTGGAAATTCTAAAGTTGTACCATTGTGGCAGATTAAAGAATCTAACTTCATCCGCAATATCCTTTCACAATCTAACCACTTTACAGGTGGAAGACTGTATGGGACTGAAATACTTAGTAACTTACTCGGTAGCTAAATGTTTACACCAACTCAAAAGCTTGGAAGTTGAGGAATGTGAAAGCATGATAGAGATAGTGGCAAGCAacgaagatgaagaagattcAGGAAATTATTACGAGATTGCTTTCAGTTCCTTGCAACATTTGGAACTTTCTAATCTACCCAGTCTGCAAGGCTTTTGCTCATCGGGAAATTGCACCATCAGTGTCCCATCATTAAACTCCTTAATTGTTGAGAAATGCTTGATCGAGTTGAAGATTTCGCTTGATGGGTCATTGATCCAAAGCAGTTTAAGACCAGAAAGACTACAAATAACAGAGGAAGtggaagaagcaaaagaaaaagaagaagattga
- the LOC117623003 gene encoding glucan endo-1,3-beta-glucosidase 2-like — translation MGFLGSKATAGRLLLLLIAVSAATADEDVFIGVNIGTDLSDMPHPTQVVALLKAQQIRHVRLYDADRAMLVALANTGIQVMISVPNEQILGIGQSNSTAANWVSQNVVAHYPATNITAIAVGSDVLTTLPNAAKILVNALKYIQSALVASNLDRQIKVSTPLSSSIILDSFPPSQAFFNRSLNPVLVPMLTFLQSTGSFLMLNIYPYYDYMQSNGVIPLDYSLFKSLPPNKEAVDSNTLLHYTNVFDAVVDAAYYAMAFLNFTNVPIIVTESGWPSKGDSNEPDATLENANTYNSNLIRHVLNKTGTPKHPGLAVSTFIYELYNEDMKPGPISEKNWGLFDANGTPIYILRLTGSGAVLSNDTTNQTFCITKDGADPKMLQAALDWACGPGKVDCSALLQGEPCYEPDNVIAHATYAFDTYYHKMGKTPAACDFNGVAAITTTDPSHGSCIFPGSLGKNGTLVNITAPSLNSTSVDSSAYNLHSNAFTSIVLIIEIFISVAVFL, via the exons ATGGGTTTTCTGGGTAGTAAAGCTACGGCTGGGCGGCTTCTGCTTCTACTTATAGCAGTTTCAGCTGCTACAGCTGATGAAG ATGTATTTATTGGCGTGAACATAGGAACAGATCTGTCAGACATGCCACACCCAACACAAGTAGTAGCCCTACTAAAAGCTCAGCAAATTCGACATGTCCGGTTGTATGACGCTGACCGTGCCATGCTAGTTGCACTTGCAAATACTGGCATTCAAGTTATGATTTCTGTTCCTAATGAACAAATCCTTGGAATTGGTCAATCTAATTCCACTGCAGCCAATTGGGTATCTCAGAATGTGGTAGCACATTACCCAGCCACAAACATCACAGCCATAGCTGTTGGGTCAGACGTTCTTACCACCCTCCCAAATGCTGCAAAAATTCTTGTCAATGCTCTCAAGTACATTCAATCAGCCCTTGTGGCATCCAATCTTGACCGCCAAATCAAAGTTTCAActcctctttcttcctccatTATCCTTGATTCCTTCCCACCTTCCCAAGCCTTCTTTAACCGTTCATTGAATCCAGTTTTGGTCCCCATGCTTACTTTCTTGCAGTCCACAGGATCGTTTCTCATGCTCAATATATACCCATACTACGATTACATGCAATCAAATGGTGTCATTCCATTAGATTATTCACTCTTCAAGTCCCTCCCTCCAAACAAAGAAGCTGTTGATTCCAATACGCTTCTTCATTACACTAATGTTTTTGATGCTGTGGTTGATGCAGCATATTATGCCATGGCTTTTCTTAACTTCACTAACGTTCCAATAATAGTGACAGAATCAGGCTGGCCTTCCAAAGGTGATTCTAATGAGCCAGATGCAACATTAGAAAATGCCAACACATACAACAGCAATTTAATAAGGCATGTCCTGAACAAAACTGGAACTCCCAAACATCCTGGACTTGCTGTTAGTACTTTCATTTATGAACTCTATAACGAGGATATGAAACCTGGACCCATCTCAGAGAAGAACTGGGGATTGTTTGATGCAAATGGGACACCTATCTACATTTTGCGTTTGACAGGATCAGGAGCAGTATTATCAAATGATACTACAAACCAAACTTTCTGTATTACAAAGGATGGCGCTGATCCAAAGATGCTTCAGGCTGCACTAGATTGGGCTTGTGGACCTGGCAAGGTGGATTGCTCAGCTTTATTGCAGGGAGAACCATGCTACGAACCTGATAACGTGATTGCACATGCAACATATGCGTTTGATACTTACTATCATAAGATGGGGAAGACTCCGGCGGCATGCGACTTCAATGGAGTGGCTGCAATTACCACAACAGATCCAA GCCATGGATCCTGCATATTTCCTGGAAG TCTCGGCAAGAATGGCACCTTGGTAAATATCACAGCTCCATCATTGAATTCCACAAGTGTAGATTCTTCGGCCTACAACCTTCACAGCAATGCTTTTACTAGCATTGTACtgataattgaaattttcatcaGCGTTGCAGTTTTCTTGTAG
- the LOC117620847 gene encoding 40S ribosomal protein S7-1-like, which yields MYTSRKKIHKDKDAEPSEFEESVGQAIFDLETNSDLKSELKDLYINSAVQVDVAGNRKAVVIHIPYRLRKAYRKIHVRIVRELEKKFSGKDVVLIATRRIVRPPKKGSAVQRPRTRTLTAVHEAMLEDVVLPAEIVGKRTRYRLDGSKIMKVFLDPKERNNTEYKLESFSAVYRKLSGKDVVFEYPITDA from the exons ATGTATACGTCAAGGAAGAAGATTCACAAGGACAAGGATGCTGAACCCTCTGAATTTGAAGAGTCAGTCGGACAG GCAATCTTTGATTTGGAAACAAACTCGGACCTGAAAAGTGAACTGAAGGatctatatataaattcagCTGT TCAAGTTGATGTGGCTGGGAACCGGAAGGCGGTTGTTATCCACATACCATATAGACTTAGGAAGGCTTATCGCAAGATCCATGTTCGGATTGTGAGGGAGCTAGAGAAGAAATTCAGTGGAAAG GATGTAGTTCTGATCGCCACACGGAGGATAGTGAGGCCTCCAAAGAAAGGGTCTGCTGTCCAACGGCCCCGCACTCGTACTCTAACTGCTGTGCATGAGGCAATGTTGGAGGATGTTGTTTTGCCTGCTGAGATTGTTGGGAAACGAACTAGATATCGACTTGATGGTTCCAAGATAATGAAG GTTTTCTTGGATCCCAAGGAACGAAACAACACGGAATACAAGCTGGAGAGCTTTTCTGCAGTTTACAGGAAGCTTTCAGGAAAAGATGTTGTGTTTGAGTACCCTATAACTGATGCATAG